The proteins below come from a single Stutzerimonas stutzeri RCH2 genomic window:
- a CDS encoding acyl-CoA dehydrogenase, which translates to MAGKASFNWIDPLLLDQQLTEEERMVQGSAAQFAADKLAPRVLEAFRHEQTDPAIFREMGETGLLGATIPEAYGGSGLNYVCYGLIAREVERIDSGYRSMMSVQSSLVMVPIYEFGNEATRQKYLPKLASGEYIGCFGLTEPNHGSDPGSMVTRAKKVDGGYRLSGSKMWITNSPIADVFVVWAKDDAGEIRGFVLEKGWEGLSAPTIHGKVGLRASITGEIVMDNVFCPEENAFPDVRGLKGPFTCLNSARYGISWGALGAAEFCWHTARQYTLDRQQFGRPLAANQLIQKKLADMQTEITLALQGCLRLGRMKDEGTAAVEITSIMKRNSCGKALDIARMARDMLGGNGISDEFGVARHLVNLEVVNTYEGTHDVHALILGRAQTGIQAFF; encoded by the coding sequence ATGGCCGGCAAAGCAAGCTTCAACTGGATCGACCCGCTGCTGCTCGATCAGCAGCTGACTGAAGAAGAGCGCATGGTGCAGGGCAGCGCCGCGCAGTTCGCCGCCGACAAGCTGGCGCCGCGGGTGCTGGAAGCCTTCCGCCATGAACAGACCGATCCGGCGATCTTCCGCGAGATGGGCGAAACCGGCCTGCTCGGTGCGACCATTCCCGAAGCTTACGGCGGCAGCGGGCTCAACTACGTGTGCTACGGCCTGATCGCCCGCGAGGTCGAGCGCATCGATTCGGGCTACCGCTCGATGATGAGTGTGCAGTCCTCGCTGGTGATGGTGCCGATTTATGAGTTCGGCAACGAGGCGACCCGACAGAAGTACCTGCCCAAGCTCGCCAGCGGCGAATATATCGGCTGCTTCGGCCTCACCGAACCGAACCACGGTTCCGACCCGGGCAGCATGGTCACCCGGGCGAAGAAGGTCGACGGCGGCTATCGCCTGTCCGGCAGCAAGATGTGGATCACCAACAGCCCGATCGCCGATGTATTCGTGGTCTGGGCCAAGGACGACGCCGGCGAGATCCGCGGCTTCGTGCTGGAGAAGGGCTGGGAAGGGCTGTCCGCCCCGACGATCCACGGCAAGGTCGGCCTGCGCGCCTCGATCACCGGCGAGATCGTCATGGACAACGTGTTCTGCCCGGAAGAGAACGCCTTCCCCGACGTGCGCGGGCTGAAGGGGCCGTTCACCTGCCTGAACAGCGCCCGCTACGGCATCAGCTGGGGCGCGCTGGGTGCCGCCGAGTTCTGCTGGCACACCGCACGCCAGTACACCCTGGACCGTCAGCAGTTCGGCCGTCCGCTGGCCGCCAACCAGCTGATTCAGAAGAAGCTCGCCGACATGCAGACCGAGATCACCCTGGCCCTGCAAGGCTGCCTGCGCCTCGGCCGGATGAAGGACGAAGGCACCGCCGCCGTGGAGATCACCTCGATCATGAAGCGCAACAGCTGTGGCAAGGCGCTGGATATCGCGCGCATGGCCCGCGACATGCTGGGCGGCAACGGCATCAGCGACGAATTCGGCGTGGCCCGGCACCTGGTCAACCTGGAGGTGGTGAACACCTACGAGGGCACCCATGACGTGCATGCGCTGATCCTCGGCCGCGCCCAGACCGGCATCCAGGCGTTCTTCTGA